In Lentibacillus amyloliquefaciens, one DNA window encodes the following:
- a CDS encoding helix-turn-helix transcriptional regulator, with protein sequence MFGQFLKSRRERVQPEEAGIHMTSGRRRTPGLRREEVAYLSHVSVTYYTWLEQGKDIQPSQEVLLNISQALQLSPDEKEHLFNLAYNETLSLPVEEQYNDSLQTTVDNLPFPSFITDQRSKVIFWNREAESMLFPFSSCPSEERYLLQLLFLEGSIRDRIQNWDEFSTYSVAVFRGIYDRFPEDPILNQLLVDLKQQSKLFRELWEQHHIEQKKISFISINDEQGQTKHFRIHSATHVDGNEDLYWCMYVPIS encoded by the coding sequence GTGTTTGGTCAATTTTTAAAGTCCAGACGAGAGCGAGTTCAACCTGAAGAAGCTGGCATTCACATGACTTCGGGGCGACGAAGAACGCCGGGGTTGCGCCGGGAAGAGGTTGCTTATCTTAGTCATGTTAGTGTGACGTATTATACATGGTTAGAACAGGGAAAAGACATTCAACCTTCACAGGAAGTTTTATTGAATATCAGCCAGGCGTTACAGCTTAGTCCTGACGAGAAAGAACACCTTTTCAATTTAGCGTATAATGAAACATTATCACTGCCGGTTGAAGAACAATATAATGATTCATTGCAAACAACAGTTGACAATTTACCATTCCCATCCTTCATTACGGATCAACGTTCCAAGGTTATATTTTGGAATCGTGAGGCTGAATCAATGCTTTTTCCGTTTTCCTCGTGTCCTTCCGAAGAACGGTATTTACTACAACTCCTATTTTTGGAGGGAAGTATTCGGGATCGTATTCAAAATTGGGATGAGTTTTCAACCTATTCGGTTGCAGTCTTTCGGGGCATTTATGACCGCTTTCCCGAAGACCCAATTCTAAATCAGCTACTAGTAGATCTGAAACAGCAAAGCAAATTGTTCCGAGAATTATGGGAACAGCATCACATCGAGCAGAAGAAGATAAGTTTCATTTCGATAAATGATGAGCAAGGCCAAACTAAACATTTTCGCATTCATTCCGCTACCCATGTGGATGGAAATGAAGATCTTTATTGGTGTATGTATGTTCCTATTTCGTAA
- a CDS encoding aldo/keto reductase has protein sequence MPKRKLGNEGLEVSAIGHGTMTMPDNQSSVDTIRGALDNGVTLFDTADLYGNDGYLQARFGDNEKLLGKALKGRRDEAVIATKFGITHNQGFKGDPAYVKKSVDASLYSLGIDYIDLYYQHRYDPNVPIEETIGALDDLVKQGKVCYIGLSEAPADIIRRAHAVHPITAVETEYSLWSRDVEDEVLPLLKELGIGLVPYSPLGRGFLTGQVKKLDDLSKDYPQEMYSRFQGENFTKNVELASRIEKMAMQKGCTTAQLALAWLLAQGDQIVPIPGTKRLERVKENLEAAQISFTNEELAEIERISPKGAASGSRF, from the coding sequence ATTCCAAAACGAAAGCTCGGGAACGAAGGGTTGGAGGTTTCCGCTATCGGACACGGTACGATGACCATGCCCGACAACCAATCTTCTGTTGATACAATTCGAGGAGCTTTGGATAATGGTGTCACTTTGTTTGACACCGCAGACCTTTACGGAAATGATGGTTATCTTCAGGCCAGGTTTGGAGATAATGAAAAGCTGTTGGGCAAGGCATTAAAGGGAAGGCGTGATGAAGCTGTAATCGCAACAAAATTTGGAATCACTCATAATCAAGGTTTTAAGGGGGATCCGGCTTATGTTAAAAAGTCCGTTGACGCTAGTCTGTATAGTCTCGGAATTGATTACATTGATCTCTACTATCAGCATCGGTATGACCCGAATGTTCCTATCGAAGAAACTATTGGAGCCTTAGATGATCTAGTTAAACAGGGTAAAGTTTGTTATATCGGCCTGTCAGAAGCGCCAGCTGATATCATTCGTCGCGCACATGCGGTACATCCGATTACCGCAGTGGAAACGGAATATTCCTTGTGGAGTAGAGATGTAGAAGACGAAGTTCTGCCGCTACTCAAAGAACTAGGAATTGGCCTCGTCCCATACAGTCCGCTAGGCAGGGGATTCTTGACAGGTCAGGTTAAAAAATTGGATGATCTCTCAAAGGATTACCCACAGGAAATGTATTCTCGTTTTCAAGGTGAAAACTTCACTAAAAATGTAGAGTTAGCCTCTCGCATAGAAAAAATGGCTATGCAAAAAGGATGTACGACTGCACAGCTTGCATTAGCATGGCTGTTGGCACAGGGAGATCAAATCGTCCCCATTCCAGGAACCAAGCGGTTAGAAAGAGTCAAAGAAAATCTCGAAGCCGCTCAAATTTCTTTTACAAATGAAGAGTTGGCAGAAATTGAACGTATATCACCGAAGGGAGCAGCCTCTGGGAGCAGGTTCTAA
- the ltrA gene encoding group II intron reverse transcriptase/maturase has protein sequence METKLRRIAELAKSNPKIKFTSLAHLLNEQSLVKCHHESPNRKATGINGTTKEQYGESLKGNIEELVNSLKSKSYRPVPVRRMYIPKLNSNKKRPLGIPEHEDKIVQRGITKILNTIYENDFLDCSFGFRPNRNCHDALKILNHYIEKRSINYVVDVDIKGFFDNVDHTWMLEFLKLRIADPNLLRIIGRFLKGGYMEEGKKYKTSYGTPQGGVISPVLANIYLHYVLDLWFEKRVRKQCKGQAFIVRYADDFVCCFQSKSEAQQFFQSLKWRLKKFNLEIAEDKTKIIPFGKFAEKDAKRKGNRKPATFDFLGFTHYCGKSQKGKFRVKRKTSGKKFQGKLKESKEWLKANRNKNIHVIMDRFRRSLIGYYNYYGITDNSQSINEFRDKIGYLLFKWLNRRSQRKSFTWDKFRLFLTKYPLPYGRVKVNIYDLRKEISYIL, from the coding sequence ATGGAAACAAAACTACGAAGGATAGCAGAATTAGCAAAATCTAATCCTAAAATTAAATTTACATCTCTTGCACATTTATTAAATGAGCAATCACTAGTCAAGTGCCATCATGAATCACCAAACAGAAAGGCAACTGGGATTAACGGCACGACGAAAGAGCAATACGGTGAAAGTCTAAAAGGAAACATAGAGGAATTAGTAAATAGTCTCAAAAGTAAAAGTTATCGTCCCGTTCCAGTAAGAAGAATGTATATACCAAAGCTTAATTCAAATAAGAAAAGACCACTGGGTATACCGGAACATGAAGACAAAATTGTTCAAAGAGGAATTACGAAAATACTAAATACTATCTATGAGAATGATTTCCTAGACTGCTCTTTTGGATTTCGTCCAAATCGTAACTGCCATGATGCATTGAAAATATTGAACCACTATATTGAAAAGCGGTCAATAAACTATGTAGTAGATGTAGATATTAAAGGATTCTTTGACAATGTTGACCACACATGGATGTTGGAGTTCTTAAAGCTGCGAATAGCTGATCCCAACTTATTAAGGATTATTGGCAGGTTTCTTAAAGGTGGATATATGGAAGAAGGCAAGAAATACAAAACATCATATGGTACACCGCAAGGTGGAGTGATTTCTCCAGTATTAGCCAATATATACCTTCACTATGTCCTTGATCTTTGGTTTGAAAAGAGGGTTAGAAAACAGTGCAAAGGACAAGCATTCATCGTGAGGTACGCAGATGATTTTGTCTGTTGTTTTCAATCTAAGAGCGAAGCTCAACAATTCTTTCAATCATTGAAATGGAGATTAAAGAAATTTAACTTGGAGATAGCCGAGGATAAAACTAAAATTATTCCTTTCGGAAAATTTGCAGAGAAAGATGCAAAACGAAAGGGAAATAGGAAACCGGCAACCTTCGATTTTCTGGGCTTTACACATTACTGTGGGAAAAGTCAAAAAGGGAAATTCCGAGTGAAACGGAAAACTAGCGGGAAGAAATTCCAAGGCAAGCTCAAAGAATCTAAAGAATGGTTGAAGGCTAATAGGAACAAGAACATTCATGTCATTATGGATAGATTCAGACGCTCTCTTATAGGTTATTACAACTATTATGGCATTACAGATAATAGTCAAAGTATTAATGAATTCAGAGACAAAATCGGGTACTTATTATTTAAGTGGCTCAACAGAAGAAGTCAAAGAAAATCTTTTACTTGGGATAAATTCAGACTCTTTCTTACCAAATATCCGCTACCTTATGGGAGAGTTAAGGTTAATATATACGATTTAAGAAAGGAAATTAGCTACATTTTGTGA
- a CDS encoding DinB family protein: protein MDVKTLLLQQWASCLDEQDWFPPLEKVLEDVTFEQAIWKPADGEMNSIWELVCHLLFYEKRYLMRFLGEPANEPQAEVNENTFRLPTETLENWKKTKQEYFYVHRELGKILARSEHEDLYRQIPGEDNSLVLELKSLAMHDAYHIGQIVSLSKMQGAWPGKRSL, encoded by the coding sequence ATGGATGTAAAGACACTTTTGTTACAACAATGGGCAAGCTGCTTAGATGAACAAGACTGGTTTCCACCACTTGAAAAAGTGCTAGAGGATGTTACTTTTGAACAGGCCATTTGGAAACCAGCTGACGGGGAAATGAATTCCATTTGGGAATTAGTTTGTCATTTACTTTTCTATGAAAAGAGATATCTGATGCGATTTCTTGGTGAACCAGCGAATGAACCTCAGGCAGAAGTTAATGAAAATACATTTCGATTACCAACTGAGACGTTAGAAAATTGGAAGAAAACAAAACAAGAATATTTTTATGTTCATCGTGAGCTTGGAAAAATACTAGCAAGATCAGAACATGAAGATTTGTATAGACAGATCCCAGGAGAAGATAATTCATTAGTGCTTGAACTGAAGAGTTTAGCAATGCACGACGCATATCATATTGGGCAAATTGTATCCCTTAGTAAAATGCAAGGAGCTTGGCCAGGGAAACGAAGCCTTTAA
- a CDS encoding DinB family protein, translated as MTKEMILSLFDRRFQEMDAIQGLTAEQASWQPSKEGYSIWQIVNHLIFWNSRMLNQFQGKAQSETNVDNNATFEMPEETSDAVWQKTIEQIYSVFREMQETVSQLDDSRFDEPAGDERTPLKVVLGEDIVMHDSYHIGQILYIRKLQGITR; from the coding sequence ATGACAAAAGAGATGATCCTTTCGTTATTTGACCGTCGATTTCAAGAAATGGATGCCATTCAAGGTTTGACAGCTGAACAAGCATCCTGGCAACCATCGAAAGAGGGATATTCCATCTGGCAAATAGTAAACCATCTGATTTTTTGGAATTCACGCATGCTTAATCAATTCCAAGGAAAAGCTCAATCTGAAACAAATGTTGATAATAATGCTACCTTTGAAATGCCCGAAGAAACGAGTGATGCAGTTTGGCAGAAAACGATTGAACAAATTTATTCGGTTTTTAGGGAAATGCAGGAGACTGTCTCACAATTAGATGATTCCCGGTTTGATGAACCAGCAGGTGATGAAAGAACCCCACTTAAGGTAGTTCTAGGTGAGGATATAGTAATGCATGATTCATATCATATCGGACAAATCCTATACATTCGGAAGCTTCAGGGGATCACAAGGTAA
- a CDS encoding DUF4177 domain-containing protein gives MYRYKFVNVQIGDLNAKPKEKYEEVIKKNAKDG, from the coding sequence ATGTACAGGTATAAATTTGTGAACGTTCAAATTGGCGATCTGAATGCTAAACCGAAGGAAAAATATGAGGAGGTAATAAAGAAAAACGCAAAAGACGGATGA
- a CDS encoding ABC transporter permease, producing MDFVKLLQNEMIKIYTRPRTWIFLLFVVFIIAATAFINKEISEDFPEGEWKQSVQSQIDSNQQKIENGGATPQLQQETRKLTYYLNNDISPYPRESWMLVKNAVNQITPLIVLFAVIIAGDIVASEFAWGSIKMLMIRPYPRWSFLLAKYITSVLFAVGLILFMLIVAWIFGSIIFGAGGMSHPILSFTEEGKMVSQSTLSYTLKAAGLQMITILLFITIAFMISTLFKSNILAIGISVFLWFSMGVLGSILANFTWAKYLLFTNLNLTYYLQSPEGLMPGMSLPFSLIVNMIYWLLFLLITWVVFQKRDINTT from the coding sequence ATGGATTTTGTAAAACTGTTGCAAAATGAAATGATAAAAATATACACACGCCCCCGGACATGGATTTTCCTCTTATTCGTAGTTTTTATCATCGCAGCAACAGCCTTTATTAATAAAGAAATATCTGAAGACTTTCCGGAGGGTGAATGGAAGCAAAGCGTTCAATCACAAATTGACAGTAATCAGCAAAAAATCGAAAATGGCGGGGCTACTCCTCAACTGCAACAAGAGACAAGAAAGCTTACTTATTATTTGAATAACGATATCTCGCCGTACCCTCGTGAAAGCTGGATGCTGGTTAAAAATGCGGTGAACCAAATCACTCCACTTATTGTCTTATTTGCAGTTATCATCGCAGGAGATATCGTCGCAAGCGAATTTGCATGGGGCTCGATAAAAATGTTAATGATCCGACCTTACCCGCGTTGGAGCTTTCTTTTGGCAAAGTATATAACCAGCGTTCTTTTTGCCGTCGGATTAATCTTATTCATGCTGATTGTTGCTTGGATATTTGGTTCAATTATATTTGGAGCAGGGGGTATGTCCCACCCTATCCTGTCGTTTACTGAAGAAGGTAAGATGGTGAGCCAATCCACGTTGAGTTATACGCTCAAAGCGGCCGGGTTACAAATGATCACAATATTGTTGTTTATCACAATTGCTTTTATGATCTCTACTTTATTCAAAAGCAACATATTGGCGATTGGGATCAGTGTATTTTTATGGTTTTCTATGGGAGTTTTGGGCAGTATCCTGGCGAACTTCACATGGGCGAAGTACCTATTGTTTACGAACCTGAATCTCACATATTATCTTCAATCACCAGAAGGATTAATGCCAGGGATGTCCCTGCCATTTTCGTTAATTGTCAACATGATTTATTGGCTCCTTTTCTTGCTTATTACATGGGTTGTCTTTCAAAAACGGGATATTAACACGACTTAG
- a CDS encoding ABC transporter ATP-binding protein, with protein sequence MREHEVLKIEHLTKKFGQSEVVQDLSITVNKGEIFGLLGPNGTGKTTVIRMIVGLASKTEGSVVINNINTNKEPIKAMKNVGAIVENPEMYTFLTGYQNLMQFSRIARTKISKQRIQEVIELVDLQHAIHKKVKTYSLGMRQRLGLAQAIIHKPPLLILDEPTNGLDPEGIYQFREFLNRLARQGTSVLVSSHLLSEMQLMCDRVAIIQQGKLVGIKTVNEMTGGDGDKRLVIVKVDDPQKAKTLLETTYPHYRVSLENNTLHLEIPKKLISKVNKTLSIEGIEVYEIYNKKQTLEEAFLEMTKSVKGGLNVWIL encoded by the coding sequence TTGAGAGAGCACGAGGTATTAAAAATTGAACATTTAACAAAGAAATTCGGACAATCAGAAGTTGTGCAGGATTTATCCATAACAGTGAATAAAGGTGAAATCTTTGGACTGTTGGGGCCGAATGGTACAGGTAAAACAACAGTGATACGTATGATTGTCGGCTTGGCATCAAAAACAGAGGGGAGTGTCGTAATCAACAATATCAATACTAATAAAGAACCAATCAAAGCAATGAAAAATGTTGGAGCCATTGTTGAAAATCCAGAAATGTATACGTTTTTAACAGGCTATCAAAATCTTATGCAGTTTTCCCGTATCGCACGAACAAAGATATCAAAGCAGCGGATCCAGGAAGTAATAGAACTTGTGGATTTACAACATGCTATTCATAAAAAGGTGAAGACCTATTCCTTGGGTATGCGTCAGCGCTTAGGATTAGCACAGGCGATTATTCACAAACCGCCCCTGTTGATTTTGGATGAACCTACGAATGGACTTGATCCCGAAGGCATCTATCAATTTCGGGAGTTTTTAAATCGGTTAGCCCGGCAAGGCACTTCAGTACTTGTTTCGAGCCATTTACTGTCTGAAATGCAGTTAATGTGTGACCGCGTCGCTATCATTCAACAGGGGAAACTTGTTGGTATTAAAACCGTTAATGAAATGACTGGTGGTGATGGAGATAAGAGACTGGTTATTGTGAAGGTAGATGACCCGCAGAAAGCGAAAACTTTACTTGAAACAACTTATCCTCACTACCGGGTTTCTTTGGAAAACAACACCCTTCATTTAGAAATCCCAAAAAAATTAATTTCTAAAGTAAATAAGACATTATCAATAGAGGGTATAGAAGTCTATGAAATTTACAATAAAAAACAAACACTTGAGGAAGCGTTCCTTGAAATGACTAAATCAGTTAAAGGGGGACTTAATGTATGGATTTTGTAA
- a CDS encoding ABC-2 transporter permease: MGQLIKKDFRLLYRIEPLVIVLLFGFIMNTSDQPISFAAALIAIFLVINIAQYEDKNESRTFLNSLPNRRIDIVKVKYLEGFIFGVIGYAAAFVMKLPFTIITENTVSFSVFIVLVSMMTVLFMLAIFYPVYFAFGMVATYVSTFAFVVVLMFLRPFIYMLSTPNQVVFSIVLIICMAFYVLSYSMANSIYAKKDL, from the coding sequence ATGGGTCAATTGATTAAAAAAGACTTCCGTTTGTTATATAGAATCGAACCTCTCGTTATTGTCTTATTGTTTGGTTTTATTATGAATACAAGCGATCAACCGATTTCTTTTGCGGCTGCTTTGATTGCGATTTTTTTGGTGATAAACATCGCCCAGTACGAAGATAAGAATGAAAGCCGTACATTTCTGAACAGCTTACCCAATAGGCGAATTGATATCGTGAAGGTGAAATATCTAGAAGGCTTTATATTTGGTGTCATAGGTTACGCCGCAGCCTTTGTTATGAAATTGCCCTTTACGATAATAACCGAAAACACAGTATCATTTTCCGTTTTTATAGTATTAGTTAGTATGATGACTGTATTATTTATGTTAGCGATTTTTTATCCTGTTTATTTTGCATTTGGTATGGTTGCTACATATGTTTCCACCTTTGCTTTTGTTGTTGTATTAATGTTTCTGAGGCCATTTATTTATATGCTTTCTACCCCAAATCAAGTCGTATTTTCAATCGTTCTGATCATTTGTATGGCTTTCTATGTTTTGTCCTACAGTATGGCAAATTCCATTTATGCAAAAAAAGACCTTTAA
- a CDS encoding ABC transporter ATP-binding protein: MVELRNVTKHYRDFQLRNISLDIPKGSIMGLVGPNGAGKTTLIKCIMNLTLPTSGSIKIFGKGYKQYEKDIKKKIGFVYDNPGFYQDQTVKNMKNIIAPFYPSWNEQEFQSYRNLFELPANKQLQKLSRGMKMKFSLAVALSHNAEFILLDEPTSGLDPLFRRELLEILDGIIDREKTILFSTHITSELDQIADFITYINQGEIIFSDAKDEILNTYAVIKGPKQSLSSELREHLIGNRKTNYGFKALTNKADEFKNIQDSQIMVESATLEDIVFYYGKRGVEHGSID, encoded by the coding sequence ATTGTAGAGCTGAGAAATGTAACGAAACATTATCGTGACTTTCAATTGAGAAATATTTCGCTGGATATCCCAAAAGGTTCCATCATGGGACTAGTTGGACCTAATGGTGCCGGGAAAACAACACTTATTAAGTGCATTATGAATTTAACATTGCCAACTTCTGGCTCCATTAAAATTTTTGGAAAAGGATACAAACAATATGAGAAGGACATTAAAAAAAAGATTGGATTTGTATATGATAACCCCGGCTTCTACCAGGACCAAACCGTAAAAAATATGAAAAATATTATTGCTCCTTTTTATCCATCATGGAATGAACAAGAATTTCAATCTTACCGAAACCTTTTTGAATTGCCGGCCAATAAACAGCTGCAAAAACTCTCAAGAGGAATGAAAATGAAATTTTCGTTAGCAGTTGCCTTATCACATAATGCGGAATTTATTCTTCTTGATGAACCTACCTCTGGGCTGGATCCACTTTTTAGACGTGAATTACTGGAAATTTTAGATGGTATTATTGACAGGGAGAAGACGATTTTGTTTTCAACACACATTACGTCCGAGCTGGATCAGATTGCCGATTTTATTACGTATATCAATCAGGGCGAAATTATCTTTAGCGATGCAAAAGACGAGATATTAAATACCTATGCAGTGATCAAAGGACCGAAACAAAGTTTGTCATCTGAGCTTAGGGAACACCTCATTGGGAATCGTAAAACCAATTATGGTTTTAAAGCGCTCACAAATAAGGCTGATGAGTTCAAAAATATACAGGATTCTCAGATTATGGTTGAAAGCGCAACGCTTGAAGATATTGTGTTTTACTATGGTAAAAGGGGGGTAGAGCATGGGTCAATTGATTAA
- a CDS encoding GntR family transcriptional regulator, producing the protein MDILIIDNNKEPIYLQIKKQIIQAVFQQELKPQDALPSIRDMAGNLDISVITVKRAYEELEGEGFIVSRIGKGSFIAEHDADWVRDQIINKFMRRLGEVIREGKWTGLSSKEIQETIDLLVGEES; encoded by the coding sequence ATGGATATTCTAATTATAGATAATAACAAAGAACCCATTTACCTGCAGATCAAAAAACAGATTATTCAGGCTGTCTTTCAGCAGGAACTAAAACCTCAAGATGCTCTCCCTTCCATTCGGGATATGGCAGGGAATTTGGATATCAGTGTTATTACGGTGAAGCGGGCATACGAAGAGTTAGAAGGAGAAGGGTTTATTGTGTCTCGGATTGGAAAAGGGTCTTTTATTGCAGAACATGATGCAGACTGGGTAAGAGATCAAATTATAAATAAGTTTATGCGAAGATTGGGAGAAGTGATTAGAGAAGGGAAATGGACTGGGTTGTCCTCCAAAGAGATACAAGAAACGATTGACCTGCTTGTTGGGGAGGAATCATAG
- a CDS encoding helix-turn-helix transcriptional regulator, with protein sequence MENKQDGQLSNRITVLRAEKKMTQKDLAKKAGVSRQTILSIEKNKYTPSLTLAFEIANVFGVGIDEVFQYHIPEGGES encoded by the coding sequence TTGGAAAACAAACAAGATGGTCAATTATCGAATCGAATTACAGTTTTAAGAGCAGAAAAAAAAATGACTCAAAAGGATCTAGCCAAAAAGGCGGGAGTTAGCAGACAAACAATCCTATCAATTGAGAAAAATAAATATACCCCGTCTTTAACATTAGCTTTTGAAATTGCAAATGTTTTTGGTGTAGGAATAGATGAAGTCTTTCAATATCACATACCTGAAGGAGGAGAATCATAA
- a CDS encoding plantaricin C family lantibiotic has translation MSKNKIVRSWKDPIYREKVADVTSPVGNVLDEVSEEELYIAGGDVDPQTALTYSTCHWISPAMGNDGHLCTATVECQPNCN, from the coding sequence ATGAGTAAAAATAAAATCGTCCGTTCTTGGAAGGACCCGATCTATCGTGAGAAAGTGGCTGATGTGACCAGCCCGGTGGGTAACGTTCTGGATGAAGTAAGTGAGGAGGAACTTTACATTGCTGGTGGCGATGTAGATCCACAAACGGCACTCACATATTCCACTTGTCATTGGATCAGTCCTGCGATGGGGAATGATGGCCACTTATGTACAGCGACCGTTGAGTGCCAACCGAATTGTAATTAA
- a CDS encoding class II lanthipeptide, LchA2/BrtA2 family has product MRDSELRQSIDEFDHPAGLVEEDELKQMAGAGDVDPQTTPSSVACGIAVSALFCPTTKCTSQC; this is encoded by the coding sequence TTGAGAGATTCAGAATTGCGTCAAAGCATTGATGAGTTTGATCACCCGGCAGGCTTGGTTGAAGAAGATGAACTTAAACAAATGGCAGGTGCAGGAGACGTGGATCCTCAAACGACACCGTCTTCCGTAGCCTGTGGAATCGCAGTATCAGCCCTTTTTTGCCCAACAACGAAGTGTACAAGCCAGTGCTAA